The Salmo trutta chromosome 27, fSalTru1.1, whole genome shotgun sequence genome includes the window ATCACTTAAACAGAGTTTATCAGAAGACAACTTgaccatcctctctctgccttcctgCCGGGTGACAGGTGGTGGAGACATTGTCACGGTTACACCTGGTGATGGAGTATGCTGCTGGAGGAGAGCTCTACACCAAGATTAGCATGGAGGGGAAACTGTCAGACATCGACAGCAAGATCGTCTTCTCTCAGATCCTGTCGGCTGTCAAACACATGGTATGGCCCAGGGCTGAAGTCCTGCTTACATACACTTTTCAGTGTAATCATCAGGGCCCACCCAAATAAATATTATGCAGTCTCTTTTCTTTTCCGTTGTGCAACATTGAATGTAATTTAAAGAGTATGAGATGTATTTAAGGTACATATCGATATATAACCAGATAAATCTTTGACCCGCCCCACAGCATGACAACAGCATCATCCACCGTGACCTGAAGGCAGAGAACGTGTTCTACACCTGCAGCACCTGCGTCAAGGTGGGAGACTTCGGCTTCAGCACGCTGAGCCGCCGCGACGAGACCCTCAACACCTTCTGCGGCTCCCCGCCCTACGCCGCGCCTGAACTCTTCAGGGACGAACACTACCTGGGCGTCTTCGTCGACATCTGGGCCCTGGGCGTCATGCTGTTCTTCATGGTGACAGGAACCATGCCCTTCAGGGCGGACACGGTGGCCAAACTGAAGCGCTGCATTCTAGAGGGGGCCTATGTGCTGCCCTCCTGGGTACAGGAGCCCTGCCAGAGGCTGATCAGAGGCATCCTCCAGCCCCAGCCCTCAGACCGCTGCAGTGTGGAGCAGATGATGGGCTGTGAgtggctgctgcctatagacttCCCCCGGGCCATGGAACCCTTTAAACTGGACCCGTCCTATCTGGCCGAGAGCACGCCTTCAGAGTTGGAGGAGGACGAGGCGGAGGTGAGGGCGGCGCTGGAGATACTAGGTATCACCCTGGAGCATATCTTAAATAATCAGGGGAAGGACTGTAGGAGTTCTGTTACGGGCGTTTATAGGATTCTGTTGCACCGTGCGCACAAGAGGCGGGCGGTGGAGAGCATGCCTGTGGTTACGCATGTGGTCGGGTCCAGCGTGAGTAAAAAGGACCGGCTAAAGGCGTACCACAGCTTACGTCACACCTCCAAGCTCTGTGTGATTCTGTGACGAAAAGCCTTTGCTCCGATAGTTGAACTTTTGTTGTAGTTTTTTGGTCAATCAGTAAACATTTATGTGACTGTGAATGAGGAATGAGGTGGTAGAATTTTAAATCGGTACAACTTCTGTCTTGAATGTTTATCGACAAAATGTTCACCGCAGATaacaaaaacgaaacaaatatcCTAAAGTTGGGATTGACGttagggtttttcttatttttaaaatCAGTCTCTGTGAGAATATACTTTAGCCTGGGTGCCTGTCTTTTTCGACTTTATCTTACCAGACAAGGCAAAAATTGTACATACGGTCATCCAGCAGACGCTTTTCTCCAAAGTGACATACTGTTAACGCATACGTATATTCATATGACCTCATGCAGCAATAAATCCTACAACTCTGGTGTTACAATCACAACCTGAAGCGACTGAGGCTTGGTAAAACCAGATGTAGCATTGTGGAATGCAGAAAGAGTCAAGCATGCAGGCTAATGAGAATGAAGAATGTGATGATTTGAATTAGAAATCAGGAGGTGATTATGTCTCGAATGTTTAATTGCACTGTTTTTGGGAGACATTCGTTTTTTCTTTCCAGTTACATGACATCGTGATTCCAGACATTGTTTTCATCTCCTATTTCATAAATGCAtgttatttttattcattttgcaTATGATATCCTATCACAGTGCTTCCCAAACCTCTCCTCGagtacccccagccagtccacttatttgatgtatttcagaactagCATAGCTGATTCAAATGGTTACCTAATCACCAAGCCCTTCATTAGTTGAATCAGCAGTGCCAGTTCTGGAATACATAAAATAACTGGGCTGGCTGGGGGTACTCGAGGAGAGGTTTGGGATGTCTATTTATATCTCTTAGCCTGAGAGCCAGTCTGTTTTTGCTTTTTGTGCTATCATGctaactccttgtcactcattgtcatgcaaaacatgtttggcttgacaataagcaatggagttggcaagagcacaaacagatctgggaccaggctagatatCAGCAGGTAACTGGTTGAAAGGAACACATTGGCCTGGTTGGGTTGACAGTTATTTGTACACCTTACATGTCAACGCCAATAATTTGATTTTCAATTGTTATGATGCCATATTACTGCCCAATATATCTTTTCAAAATATGAAATAAAATGCTGAAATACTTTGTTGTCCTGTAATGTTTCGATATATTTCACATGTCAACGTTCATTACAAAACGTATTTTTCTCATCTAGGGTTAATGGGTTTATATTATGGACTAAATGGTGACTGTATCTGATAAGAAACAACCCTAATGTCTTACTTACAGTTCAGAAACAGTAACTAGGCTTATATCGGCATATGTCGACTCTAAGCTGTGGATGAAACTGAAGGGGGGC containing:
- the nim1ka gene encoding serine/threonine-protein kinase NIM1 isoform X1; the encoded protein is MTAVYPSGVGPAGATVGSSRGSGAGSTGGQDRRYARWSRQDSSDIATDDEGVPARQLTPLERLNLDMCQDDRVVRELTVGRRIGFYKVRGEIGCGNFSHVKLGIHALTNAMEVKEKPGGQRNELNPRHQIAVLEVFNDKVAIKILDKTKLDQKTQRLLSREISSMERLHHPNIIRLYEVVETLSRLHLVMEYAAGGELYTKISMEGKLSDIDSKIVFSQILSAVKHMHDNSIIHRDLKAENVFYTCSTCVKVGDFGFSTLSRRDETLNTFCGSPPYAAPELFRDEHYLGVFVDIWALGVMLFFMVTGTMPFRADTVAKLKRCILEGAYVLPSWVQEPCQRLIRGILQPQPSDRCSVEQMMGCEWLLPIDFPRAMEPFKLDPSYLAESTPSELEEDEAEVRAALEILGITLEHILNNQGKDCRSSVTGVYRILLHRAHKRRAVESMPVVTHVVGSSVSKKDRLKAYHSLRHTSKLCVIL
- the nim1ka gene encoding serine/threonine-protein kinase NIM1 isoform X2; translated protein: MTAVYPSGVGPAGATVGSSRGSGAGSTGGQDRRYARWSRQDSSDIATDDEGVPARQLTPLERLNLDMCQDDRVVRELTVGRRIGFYKVRGEIGCGNFSHVKLGIHALTNDKVAIKILDKTKLDQKTQRLLSREISSMERLHHPNIIRLYEVVETLSRLHLVMEYAAGGELYTKISMEGKLSDIDSKIVFSQILSAVKHMHDNSIIHRDLKAENVFYTCSTCVKVGDFGFSTLSRRDETLNTFCGSPPYAAPELFRDEHYLGVFVDIWALGVMLFFMVTGTMPFRADTVAKLKRCILEGAYVLPSWVQEPCQRLIRGILQPQPSDRCSVEQMMGCEWLLPIDFPRAMEPFKLDPSYLAESTPSELEEDEAEVRAALEILGITLEHILNNQGKDCRSSVTGVYRILLHRAHKRRAVESMPVVTHVVGSSVSKKDRLKAYHSLRHTSKLCVIL